In one Lolium rigidum isolate FL_2022 chromosome 3, APGP_CSIRO_Lrig_0.1, whole genome shotgun sequence genomic region, the following are encoded:
- the LOC124698825 gene encoding phytosulfokines 4-like, protein MRAMTMAPSPRSPCTSLLLQSLLLFLLLSLSHSARVTAAVRNLPAEVGAGDEGAASFSTAAAEDERCGGSAGEGEGDEECLMRRTLVAHTDYIYTQGGKHN, encoded by the exons ATGCGAGCTATGACCATGGCGCCATCACCCCGTAGCCCGTGCACCTCTCTACTGCTGCAGTCTctactcctcttcctcctcctctccttgtcccACTCAGCGAGAGTGACAGCAGCCGTAAGAAACCTGCCGGCAGAG GTGGGCGCCGGCGACGAGGGGGCCGCGAGCTTCTCCACCGCGGCGGCAGAGGATGAGCGCTGCGGCGGGAGCGCCGGAGAGGGAGAAGGAGACGAGGAGTGCTTGATGAGGAGGACGCTGGTGGCGCACACCGACTACATCTACACTCAGGGAGGAAAGCACAACTGA